One genomic segment of Pyruvatibacter mobilis includes these proteins:
- the ettA gene encoding energy-dependent translational throttle protein EttA: MAAYQYVYVMDGLSKTYPGGRQVLDNVRLSFLPGAKIGVVGLNGAGKSTLLRIMAGTDKEYQGDAWAAEGAKVGYLQQEPELDASKTARENVMEGVAELTAKLERYNELAMNYSEETADEMSALQDEIDAKNLWDLDSQVEMAMDALRCPDGDADVTKLSGGERRRVALCRLLLEKPDLLLLDEPTNHLDAESVAWLENYLKEYTGTVVLVTHDRYFLDNITGWILEIDRGRGIPYEGNYSSWLEQKQKRLEQEAREDVARQRTLAREVEWVRSSPKARQAKSKARIQAYDELLNQKGPEEERKGQITIPAGPRLGGNVIEANHLTKAFGDRLLIDDLSFTLPPGGIVGVIGPNGAGKTTLFRMLTGQETPDDGELKIGETVVMGYVDQSRDALDPEKTVWEEVSDGLDVIQLGEQQINSRAYVSSFNFKGTDQQRKVGLLSGGERNRVHLSKMLKSGANLLLLDEPTNDLDVDTLRALEDALANFAGCAIVISHDRWFLDRIATHILAFEGDSHVEWFEGNYEDYEEDRKRRLGEKAAVPTRIKYKRFARA; encoded by the coding sequence TTGGCAGCTTATCAGTACGTTTATGTGATGGATGGCCTGTCCAAGACCTATCCGGGCGGCCGGCAGGTGCTGGACAATGTGCGGCTGAGCTTTCTGCCGGGTGCCAAGATCGGCGTGGTGGGCCTTAACGGCGCGGGTAAATCCACCCTGCTGCGCATCATGGCGGGCACGGACAAGGAATATCAGGGCGACGCCTGGGCGGCCGAAGGCGCCAAGGTTGGCTATCTGCAGCAGGAGCCGGAGCTCGACGCGTCGAAGACCGCGCGGGAAAACGTGATGGAAGGGGTGGCAGAGCTCACCGCCAAGCTCGAGCGCTACAACGAGCTTGCCATGAACTATTCCGAGGAGACCGCCGACGAGATGTCGGCCCTTCAGGACGAGATCGACGCCAAGAATCTGTGGGACCTGGACAGCCAGGTGGAGATGGCGATGGACGCGCTGCGCTGCCCGGACGGGGACGCGGATGTGACCAAGTTGTCGGGCGGTGAGCGCCGCCGCGTGGCCCTGTGCCGCCTGCTGCTGGAAAAGCCGGACCTGCTGCTGCTCGACGAACCGACCAACCATCTGGACGCGGAATCCGTCGCCTGGCTCGAAAACTACCTCAAGGAATATACGGGCACCGTCGTGCTGGTGACCCATGACCGCTATTTCCTCGACAACATCACGGGCTGGATCCTGGAGATCGACCGCGGGCGGGGCATTCCCTATGAGGGGAACTATTCGTCGTGGCTCGAACAGAAGCAGAAGCGGCTTGAGCAGGAAGCGCGCGAGGATGTGGCGCGCCAGCGCACGCTGGCCCGCGAAGTGGAGTGGGTGCGCTCGAGCCCCAAGGCGCGGCAGGCCAAGTCCAAGGCGCGTATCCAGGCCTATGACGAACTGCTGAACCAGAAGGGCCCGGAAGAAGAGCGCAAGGGCCAGATCACCATTCCCGCCGGTCCGCGGCTGGGCGGCAATGTGATCGAGGCCAACCACCTGACCAAGGCGTTCGGTGACCGGCTTCTGATCGACGATTTGTCCTTCACCCTGCCGCCGGGCGGCATTGTGGGCGTCATCGGTCCCAACGGCGCGGGCAAGACCACGTTGTTCCGCATGCTGACGGGGCAGGAGACGCCGGATGACGGCGAGCTGAAGATCGGCGAGACCGTGGTGATGGGCTATGTGGACCAGAGCCGTGACGCGCTGGACCCGGAAAAGACCGTGTGGGAGGAAGTCTCCGACGGGCTGGACGTGATCCAGCTTGGCGAGCAGCAGATCAACTCACGCGCCTATGTGAGCTCGTTCAACTTCAAGGGCACCGACCAGCAGCGCAAGGTGGGGCTGCTGTCGGGCGGTGAGCGCAACCGCGTGCATCTGTCGAAGATGCTCAAGTCCGGCGCCAACCTTCTGCTGCTTGACGAACCGACCAATGACCTCGACGTGGACACGCTGCGCGCGCTTGAAGACGCGCTGGCGAATTTCGCTGGCTGCGCCATCGTTATCAGCCATGATCGCTGGTTCCTGGATCGTATTGCCACCCACATCCTGGCTTTTGAGGGCGACAGCCACGTGGAATGGTTCGAGGGCAATTACGAGGATTACGAAGAGGACCGCAAGCGCCGCCTGGGCGAAAAGGCCGCGGTACCGACACGGATCAAATACAAGCGCTTTGCGCGCGCCTAG
- a CDS encoding MlaC/ttg2D family ABC transporter substrate-binding protein: MAINGFMSRLFSKTTMKRRSVLAALAGFAAFSMLTVTAPLTPAHADDEAAEAFVASLGKDAIMILGDETLGQEETEAKFRTILLDAMDIRRVGLFALGQYARLPTPEERDTYFDLLGDFIVEVYLGRLTGYSNEEFVVTGSNEKGKKGREVIVDSKIVFQDGREPLKVNWWLLRNKDGSFNVFDVNVEGIWMAQEQRGTFTSHIRNNGGKFSALIDHLRTQTGAKAAANGASEAAPADTTEAAG, encoded by the coding sequence ATGGCGATCAATGGTTTTATGTCCCGACTGTTTTCCAAGACAACGATGAAGCGGCGGTCCGTGCTGGCAGCCCTCGCAGGGTTCGCAGCATTCAGCATGCTGACGGTTACCGCCCCCCTCACCCCGGCCCATGCCGACGACGAAGCAGCCGAAGCCTTCGTCGCCAGCCTCGGCAAGGACGCCATCATGATCCTTGGCGACGAGACGCTGGGCCAGGAAGAGACCGAGGCGAAGTTCCGCACCATCCTGCTGGATGCCATGGACATCCGCCGCGTCGGCCTGTTCGCGCTTGGCCAGTATGCCCGCCTGCCGACGCCGGAAGAGCGGGACACCTATTTCGACCTGCTGGGCGACTTCATCGTCGAGGTCTATCTCGGCCGCCTCACCGGCTATTCCAACGAGGAATTCGTGGTCACCGGCTCCAATGAAAAGGGCAAGAAGGGCCGCGAGGTCATCGTCGACAGCAAGATCGTCTTCCAGGATGGCCGCGAGCCTCTGAAGGTGAACTGGTGGCTGCTGCGCAATAAGGACGGCAGCTTCAACGTGTTCGACGTGAATGTGGAAGGTATCTGGATGGCGCAGGAGCAGCGCGGCACCTTCACCTCCCACATCCGCAACAATGGCGGCAAGTTCTCCGCCCTTATCGACCATCTCCGCACCCAGACCGGTGCCAAGGCAGCCGCCAACGGCGCCAGCGAAGCAGCACCTGCGGATACGACTGAAGCGGCAGGCTGA
- a CDS encoding TetR/AcrR family transcriptional regulator translates to MATQEERRAATRSAVIEAATALFGTNGFDDTKMDDIVARAGVAKGGIYHHFKNKHEIFEAVFEAVAAEIAAEMRQEIAPGQPPLDVLKQSATGFFRLCAEPLRRRIFLQDGPAVLGHDTWHRIDAHHFGGLVTSALGEAMEAGAIRPQPLKSLSRVMLGGIQAAALDCAAQDDFDAAAKDYLSVFAGILDGLK, encoded by the coding sequence GTGGCCACTCAGGAAGAAAGACGCGCTGCGACGCGCTCAGCTGTTATCGAGGCGGCAACGGCGCTGTTCGGGACCAACGGGTTCGACGACACGAAGATGGATGACATCGTCGCCAGGGCAGGCGTGGCGAAGGGCGGCATCTATCATCACTTCAAGAACAAGCATGAGATCTTCGAAGCGGTGTTCGAGGCCGTGGCGGCAGAGATCGCTGCGGAAATGCGGCAGGAGATCGCGCCCGGCCAGCCGCCGCTGGATGTTCTGAAGCAGTCGGCGACGGGGTTCTTCCGGCTGTGCGCTGAACCGCTGAGGCGGCGCATCTTCCTGCAGGACGGCCCGGCGGTCCTTGGCCACGATACTTGGCACCGGATCGATGCCCACCATTTCGGCGGGCTCGTCACCTCGGCGCTGGGGGAGGCGATGGAGGCCGGGGCGATCCGGCCGCAGCCGCTGAAATCATTGTCTCGTGTGATGCTTGGTGGTATCCAAGCCGCGGCTCTGGATTGCGCCGCACAAGATGACTTCGACGCCGCAGCAAAAGACTATCTATCCGTGTTCGCAGGGATTTTGGACGGTCTGAAATAA
- a CDS encoding class I fructose-bisphosphate aldolase — MKVTRAVRKILDNYESDNPGTKANLARMLMHGKLGGTGKMVILPVDQGFEHGPARSFAPNPAGYDPHYHFQLAVDAGLNAFATPLGMMEAGADSFAGQIPLILKVNSANSLDASGSNKDQAITGTVQDALRLGASAIGFTIYPGSDVAYDMMEEIREMAEEAKAVGLAVVMWSYPRGGNLSKDGETAMDVCAYAAHMAALLGAHIIKVKLPSDYLEQSEAKKVYEAEGIDTSTQAKRVEHVMQSSFNGRRIVVFSGGAKKAENSVFDDAIAIRDGGGNGSIIGRNTFQRPREEALEMLDRIIRIYKGQE; from the coding sequence ATGAAAGTCACCCGCGCCGTCCGCAAAATTCTCGACAATTACGAGAGCGACAATCCCGGCACCAAGGCCAACCTTGCCCGCATGCTGATGCACGGCAAGCTGGGCGGCACCGGCAAGATGGTGATCCTGCCCGTGGACCAGGGGTTCGAGCACGGCCCTGCGCGGTCGTTTGCGCCCAACCCCGCAGGCTATGACCCGCACTACCATTTCCAGCTCGCGGTTGATGCGGGGCTCAACGCCTTCGCCACGCCGCTGGGCATGATGGAAGCGGGCGCTGACAGCTTTGCCGGGCAGATCCCGCTCATCCTCAAGGTCAATTCCGCCAACTCGCTGGATGCTTCGGGCTCCAACAAGGACCAGGCGATTACCGGCACCGTGCAGGATGCCCTGCGGCTGGGCGCGTCCGCCATCGGGTTCACCATCTATCCGGGCTCGGACGTGGCCTATGACATGATGGAAGAAATCCGCGAGATGGCCGAAGAGGCCAAGGCGGTGGGGCTTGCGGTTGTCATGTGGTCCTATCCGCGCGGCGGCAATCTTTCCAAGGACGGCGAGACGGCGATGGATGTGTGTGCCTATGCGGCCCACATGGCGGCGCTGCTGGGTGCGCATATCATCAAGGTGAAGCTGCCGAGCGACTATCTTGAGCAGTCCGAAGCCAAGAAGGTGTATGAGGCCGAGGGCATCGACACTTCGACCCAGGCCAAGCGGGTGGAGCATGTGATGCAGTCGAGCTTTAACGGCCGGCGCATCGTGGTGTTCTCGGGCGGGGCGAAGAAGGCCGAGAACTCGGTTTTCGATGATGCCATCGCCATCCGCGACGGCGGCGGCAACGGCTCGATCATCGGCCGCAACACCTTCCAGCGCCCGCGCGAGGAGGCGCTCGAGATGCTCGATCGCATCATCCGCATCTACAAGGGCCAGGAATAA